From one Nitrospira sp. MA-1 genomic stretch:
- a CDS encoding STAS/SEC14 domain-containing protein: protein MRAVRHEQLLRLERRRAVGGHQVRIHHYANIERIAMVGKKKWQHGMATFCKPFTNATVRHCKHADAAEAKKWLAKA from the coding sequence GTGCGTGCGGTTCGACATGAGCAGCTTTTACGGTTGGAACGCCGGCGCGCTGTGGGAGGACACCAAGTTCGCATCCATCACTATGCTAATATAGAGCGAATCGCGATGGTCGGTAAAAAGAAATGGCAGCATGGCATGGCGACGTTCTGCAAACCATTCACAAATGCGACGGTCCGGCACTGCAAACACGCCGACGCCGCTGAGGCAAAGAAGTGGTTGGCGAAAGCTTAG
- a CDS encoding DegQ family serine endoprotease, with amino-acid sequence MVTKNHFLSLTRMNANKAGLAGIGFLAGILMFGSWNMPFYSHAANSQPVASASMGSPPNMEKGGFADIAQAVTPAVVNITVRKKAPVPMSGVPSDRMREFFGIPGMPEMPGMPKRRGGPPVPEAQGAGSGVIISSDGYVLTNDHVVDGANEITVTLPDKREFTGKVVGLDPQTDLAVVKVDATDLPFVPWGNSSSLRVGEYVLAVGNPFGLNSTVTMGIISALGRGGMGITQYEDFIQTDAAINPGNSGGALVNTRGELVGINTAIFSQSGGYQGVGFAVPTNLARPVYESLISTGTVVRGFLGVGIQEINADLAQSFQLDQTKGALVTNVVPGSPADEAGLQRGDVVVEFQGKPVLDPRSLQHHVIRTTVGSEVSMVVMRNGQKKSVKTVIREQDNPTQVAQASPVEKEGPLAGVAVQDLDSGIAQQLGLEKNVNGVVVMDVAQGSYAARAGLVQGDVISEINRKPVRSEEDFLKAVSHLNENSSALIFIHRGKGALFLNIKV; translated from the coding sequence ATGGTCACAAAAAATCACTTTCTATCTTTGACCCGTATGAACGCCAATAAGGCAGGTCTGGCTGGCATCGGGTTTCTGGCTGGCATTCTGATGTTCGGGTCTTGGAATATGCCGTTTTATTCCCACGCGGCAAATTCCCAGCCAGTAGCTTCAGCATCTATGGGATCTCCACCAAATATGGAGAAAGGAGGATTTGCTGACATTGCCCAGGCGGTGACACCCGCGGTGGTCAATATTACGGTTCGAAAAAAAGCACCGGTTCCTATGTCGGGAGTGCCGTCTGATCGGATGAGAGAATTTTTCGGTATACCAGGAATGCCGGAGATGCCAGGAATGCCGAAAAGGCGAGGCGGACCTCCTGTTCCGGAAGCGCAGGGAGCCGGTTCCGGTGTCATTATTTCCAGTGATGGGTATGTACTAACCAACGACCATGTGGTCGATGGTGCCAATGAAATTACGGTGACTCTTCCGGACAAACGAGAGTTTACCGGAAAAGTTGTGGGCCTTGACCCTCAGACAGATCTAGCTGTGGTGAAAGTTGATGCCACGGATCTTCCATTTGTTCCTTGGGGAAATTCCTCAAGTCTTCGTGTAGGTGAATATGTTCTGGCGGTCGGCAATCCCTTTGGATTGAACTCCACTGTCACCATGGGGATTATCAGTGCGTTGGGTCGAGGGGGAATGGGGATTACACAATATGAGGATTTTATCCAAACCGATGCCGCCATCAATCCGGGTAATTCCGGCGGAGCGTTGGTGAATACGCGAGGAGAACTTGTCGGAATAAATACGGCAATCTTTTCACAGTCCGGCGGCTATCAGGGCGTGGGATTTGCCGTTCCCACCAATCTTGCCAGGCCGGTTTACGAGAGTTTAATCAGCACCGGCACGGTTGTCAGGGGTTTTCTGGGAGTCGGGATTCAAGAAATAAATGCAGATCTTGCCCAATCCTTTCAATTGGATCAAACCAAAGGGGCTTTGGTTACGAATGTCGTCCCGGGGAGTCCAGCAGATGAAGCCGGTCTCCAGCGCGGAGATGTGGTTGTTGAATTTCAGGGTAAACCGGTATTGGATCCACGCAGCCTGCAGCATCATGTCATCCGGACCACAGTGGGGTCTGAGGTGAGCATGGTGGTGATGCGAAATGGTCAGAAGAAATCCGTGAAGACGGTGATTCGTGAACAAGATAATCCCACTCAGGTGGCACAGGCTAGCCCTGTGGAGAAAGAAGGCCCCTTGGCCGGGGTGGCTGTTCAAGATCTGGATAGTGGCATCGCACAACAATTGGGATTGGAAAAAAATGTCAATGGCGTGGTCGTCATGGATGTCGCTCAGGGAAGTTATGCTGCACGGGCCGGACTAGTGCAGGGAGATGTGATCAGTGAAATCAATCGTAAGCCAGTCCGTTCTGAAGAGGATTTCCTGAAGGCGGTGTCCCACTTGAATGAGAATTCATCCGCGTTGATCTTTATTCATCGCGGAAAAGGGGCGTTGTTTTTGAATATTAAAGTGTAA
- a CDS encoding efflux transporter outer membrane subunit, with protein MVGERIHPRPEVPGILWSYAWRLALLLLTLNLPACNWFPAVDLAPSYDPPQYVVPVSWKGASPFVEAKPSDDELRPDWWQLFNDPILNSLEEQAMAANPDLQAAAERFVQARDVMMRARSQYLPHAGLGFGASNNRQSDNSLFRGLGEDNREVAITAGGLASWEPDFWSALRNATRAELYRAEERAAEYGLARLSLQAEIGANYFTLRGFDAQAAIYTQSIDLYRSVLNLVKAQFAGAIASALDVARVESLLFSTETKLAQIQGQRQVTEQAIAILVNMAPSSFTIEPVDDLRMADFEIPKTIPSTLLERRPDIAGMERRMAQANRVIGIARAAFYPDVRFSAGGGFEDTGFSLIKLASSFWSYGSTVSLPLFQGGYRRAQLQQAWSAYRETEDRYRSTVLNAFREVENNLSLTNRLTLAANRQGAAVGATLKTQNLTTELYRGGLASSLELIYAQVATLEARIDLVVIKAELLRASVALVRALGGGWNRNQLPTDEEIQPFGTFQYVDLDKPSPAGGIDVNAGNNGVDNDLTIPFVP; from the coding sequence ATGGTGGGCGAGCGCATACACCCGAGACCGGAAGTTCCGGGCATCTTGTGGAGTTATGCGTGGCGGTTGGCTTTGTTACTGCTGACGCTAAATTTACCGGCGTGTAATTGGTTTCCAGCCGTCGATCTGGCGCCCAGCTATGATCCGCCTCAATATGTCGTCCCCGTCTCATGGAAAGGGGCAAGTCCCTTTGTCGAGGCGAAACCCTCGGATGATGAACTCCGTCCGGATTGGTGGCAACTTTTTAACGATCCAATCCTGAACAGCCTTGAAGAACAGGCCATGGCGGCCAATCCGGATCTGCAGGCCGCGGCAGAACGGTTTGTCCAGGCTCGCGATGTGATGATGAGGGCCAGGTCGCAGTACCTTCCTCACGCCGGTCTGGGGTTTGGCGCTTCGAACAATAGACAATCCGACAATAGTCTGTTTCGCGGTCTCGGCGAGGACAACCGGGAAGTGGCCATTACCGCCGGGGGGCTCGCGTCCTGGGAACCGGATTTTTGGTCGGCGCTTCGCAATGCCACCCGTGCCGAACTCTACCGGGCCGAAGAGCGCGCTGCCGAGTATGGCCTCGCGCGGCTCAGCCTGCAGGCGGAAATCGGTGCGAACTATTTCACCCTCCGAGGATTCGACGCACAGGCGGCAATCTATACCCAATCTATCGACCTCTATAGAAGCGTGCTTAACCTCGTCAAGGCCCAATTTGCCGGCGCAATCGCGTCGGCGCTCGATGTCGCCCGCGTCGAATCGCTGCTGTTCAGTACGGAAACGAAATTAGCCCAGATTCAAGGCCAACGCCAAGTGACCGAACAGGCGATCGCCATTCTCGTCAACATGGCACCGAGCAGCTTCACGATCGAACCGGTCGATGATCTTCGGATGGCGGATTTTGAAATTCCCAAGACAATCCCTTCCACCTTGCTGGAGCGGCGGCCCGACATCGCCGGGATGGAGCGCCGGATGGCACAAGCCAACCGGGTCATCGGCATTGCCCGCGCGGCTTTTTACCCCGATGTCCGGTTCTCGGCCGGCGGCGGGTTCGAAGATACCGGGTTCAGTCTGATCAAGCTCGCCAGTAGTTTCTGGTCTTACGGGTCCACTGTTTCGTTGCCCCTCTTTCAGGGTGGATATCGCCGCGCTCAATTGCAGCAGGCTTGGTCGGCCTATCGCGAGACGGAAGATCGCTACCGTTCGACGGTGCTGAACGCCTTTCGCGAGGTCGAGAACAATTTGAGCCTGACTAACCGGCTGACGCTGGCGGCCAATCGGCAGGGAGCCGCCGTCGGAGCCACACTCAAGACGCAAAATCTGACGACGGAGCTCTATAGGGGCGGGCTGGCGTCCAGCCTTGAACTCATTTATGCGCAGGTTGCCACACTCGAGGCGCGTATCGACTTGGTAGTTATTAAGGCTGAACTGCTGAGAGCCTCGGTGGCGCTCGTCCGGGCGCTCGGAGGCGGCTGGAATCGCAACCAATTACCCACTGATGAGGAGATCCAACCATTTGGTACGTTCCAATATGTCGATCTTGACAAACCGTCTCCCGCCGGGGGGATCGATGTTAACGCGGGCAACAACGGGGTGGATAATGATTTGACCATACCTTTCGTTCCTTAA
- a CDS encoding cytochrome ubiquinol oxidase subunit I has translation MASALLYDRLQFAFTVTFHYLFPQLTIGLALLLLYLRSRALVSGDEHYHQIARFWTKIFALSFAFGVVTGIPLEFQFGTNWAKFSNFAGGVIGQTLAMEGLFAFFLESSFLGIMLFGEGRFSRRVQWAASLMLFLGSWLSGYFILATNSWMQHPVAYTVASDGRLFVDSLSGLLTNPWLFWQFAHNMTAAVVTASFVMAALGSFYLLSGLHVKEAKTFLRTGVVAGAIATALMIFPTGHENARQVFEHQPVKGAAFEGLFKTERGAGMVLIGQPNIETMTIDNPLVVPDALSIVLFDELYAEVKGLDAFPRAEWPDNVALLYYAYHVMAGLGTILVSVMGLALLWLWRGRLFAANWLLWLLMLAAPFPYLATTAGWMTAELGRQPWLVYGLLRTADGVSPLVHSGNALFTLLGYLGIYLVLGLLFLFLIADIIRHGPESSIPKSANP, from the coding sequence ATGGCCAGTGCGCTACTTTACGACCGTCTACAATTTGCTTTCACCGTCACATTTCATTATCTCTTTCCCCAATTGACGATCGGGCTGGCCTTGCTCCTCCTTTATCTGAGGAGCCGTGCACTCGTTTCCGGTGACGAGCATTATCATCAGATCGCCAGGTTCTGGACAAAGATCTTCGCCTTGAGTTTTGCCTTTGGTGTCGTGACCGGTATCCCTTTGGAATTCCAGTTCGGGACCAATTGGGCAAAATTCTCCAACTTCGCCGGCGGAGTGATCGGCCAGACACTCGCGATGGAAGGCCTGTTTGCGTTTTTTCTGGAATCGTCGTTTCTCGGCATCATGCTGTTCGGCGAAGGGCGATTCAGTCGGCGGGTGCAATGGGCCGCATCGCTGATGCTCTTTCTCGGTTCCTGGCTTTCCGGCTATTTTATTCTGGCAACGAACTCCTGGATGCAACATCCGGTCGCCTATACGGTGGCTTCGGATGGACGGTTGTTCGTCGACAGTCTTTCCGGTCTGCTCACGAATCCCTGGCTGTTCTGGCAATTCGCCCACAACATGACGGCCGCCGTCGTGACGGCTTCATTCGTCATGGCAGCGCTCGGTTCGTTCTATCTCCTGTCTGGGTTGCACGTGAAGGAGGCAAAGACATTCCTCCGCACCGGCGTGGTGGCGGGGGCCATCGCCACCGCTCTGATGATCTTTCCGACCGGCCACGAAAATGCCCGGCAGGTGTTTGAACACCAACCGGTCAAAGGCGCTGCCTTCGAAGGGCTCTTCAAGACCGAGCGTGGCGCGGGTATGGTGCTCATTGGCCAGCCGAACATCGAAACCATGACAATCGACAATCCACTCGTGGTGCCTGATGCGTTGAGTATTGTGCTCTTTGACGAACTCTATGCCGAGGTAAAAGGGCTCGATGCTTTTCCACGTGCAGAGTGGCCGGACAATGTGGCGCTGCTTTATTATGCCTACCATGTGATGGCCGGGCTTGGAACCATACTCGTATCGGTCATGGGATTGGCGCTGCTCTGGCTTTGGCGGGGACGATTGTTTGCCGCGAACTGGCTGCTCTGGCTGCTCATGCTTGCCGCCCCGTTTCCTTATCTCGCCACCACGGCCGGCTGGATGACCGCCGAACTTGGCCGCCAACCCTGGCTGGTGTATGGCCTGCTCCGCACGGCTGACGGTGTCTCACCGCTGGTCCATTCTGGGAATGCACTGTTTACCTTACTCGGATATCTCGGAATCTATCTCGTTTTGGGACTGCTCTTTCTATTCCTGATCGCTGATATAATCAGGCATGGCCCGGAAAGTTCTATTCCTAAGTCTGCGAACCCGTAG
- the modA gene encoding molybdate ABC transporter substrate-binding protein: MRGIRKLSMAIALVGGILGIVPTGEPVQAEALTIGAAPSLRSALQEIVPMFEKEYDAAVKVVYGPSQTFRRQIEKGAPIDVFLPAAVGEVEKLQKKRMTLNGGPRIYAQTSLVLVMSASSHIMPISFREALPNGAIRMALGDPRTSSLGEITAQALAKRDPAYKNRFKLVHAAHAEDIVNLIHTGKADMGIIYRVDAINNPQVRIIEENPAGMHIPVLLGEAVVSTCREASMKVAEEFFDFIMSPRIQKLLVKYGFDHGFDSVSSNG, from the coding sequence ATGAGAGGAATTCGGAAACTTAGTATGGCGATAGCGCTGGTAGGTGGCATCCTCGGTATCGTGCCAACCGGAGAGCCTGTTCAAGCTGAAGCTCTGACTATTGGGGCCGCCCCAAGCTTGAGGTCGGCACTACAGGAAATTGTGCCGATGTTCGAGAAAGAATATGATGCGGCCGTAAAGGTCGTGTACGGTCCGTCACAAACATTTCGGCGGCAAATTGAAAAGGGAGCTCCGATCGATGTGTTTCTCCCTGCCGCGGTTGGGGAAGTCGAAAAACTGCAAAAGAAGAGAATGACTCTCAATGGGGGACCTCGGATCTATGCACAAACCTCTCTCGTACTCGTCATGTCAGCGAGTTCACACATCATGCCGATTTCCTTTCGTGAGGCACTGCCCAATGGAGCGATCCGCATGGCCCTTGGCGATCCGAGAACGTCGTCATTGGGAGAAATCACGGCACAGGCACTTGCCAAGCGTGATCCCGCATATAAGAACCGGTTCAAGCTGGTCCATGCGGCGCATGCTGAGGATATCGTGAACCTGATTCACACAGGGAAGGCGGACATGGGTATCATCTATCGCGTGGATGCGATCAACAACCCCCAAGTGCGCATCATTGAAGAAAATCCTGCCGGAATGCATATACCGGTCCTACTAGGGGAAGCGGTAGTGTCGACTTGTCGAGAGGCATCCATGAAGGTCGCGGAGGAGTTTTTCGATTTCATCATGAGTCCTCGCATACAAAAACTTCTCGTCAAATATGGCTTTGATCATGGTTTTGATTCCGTCTCATCGAATGGATGA
- the glgP gene encoding alpha-glucan family phosphorylase, translating into MSKPTPANYPFYNLLSREIEGFDSLAELALDMRSCWNHATDEVWRQLDAELWDITHNPWVVLQTVSHDRIKHVLADPGFRTHIDSLVQTRQQAVERPAWFQQNHSQTSLTCAAYFSMEFMLSEALPIYSGGLGNVAGDQLKAASDLGVPVVGVGLLYQQGYFRQVIDKSGTQLALFPYNDPGQLPIRPLRQSNGEWLRLEIALPAYSVWLRAWQVQVGRVKLYLLDSNDAANFPAHRGITSELYGGGPELRLQQELLLGIGGWRLLVALGIQPEVCHLNEGHAAFAVLERARSFMQETGQPFDVALALTRAGNLFTTHTAVAAGFDRFSPILIGQYLGGYAKEKLGIPLHDLLALGRQNPHDSSESFNMAYLAIRGSGGVNGVSRLHGKVSRHLFAPLFPHWPEDEVPVGYVTNGVHMPTWDSAPSDDLWTKVCGKERWVGTMDRLEQDMRRISDATLWQFRIAASQAFVTYARERLSRQLAASGASPESIDAAKYLFDPNSLTLGFARRFATYKRPNLLLHNPQRLRGLLTNPERPVQLIMAGKAHPEDRAGQALIHEWITFIRQPEIRPHIIFLSDYDMLLTERLVQGVDVWINTPRRPWEASGTSGMKVLVNGGLNLSVLDGWWAEAYTPEVGWALGDGQEHGDDPAWDAVEADALYDLLEREVIPEFYTRDRNGIPAAWIKRMRESMAQLTPRFSANRTVREYTEQRYLPAAAAYRTRAADKGAGGPQILNWRHTLDQHWAALRFGNVKVETHGAEHIFEVQVYLDDLDPEAVRVELYADGVGGNIPHRQEMNNIRQLAGSVGGHVYHAAVSAARPATDYTARVIPHCDGMAIPLEEAHILWQR; encoded by the coding sequence ATGAGCAAACCGACCCCGGCCAACTACCCTTTCTATAATCTTCTCTCGCGCGAAATCGAGGGGTTCGATTCCCTGGCCGAGCTGGCCCTCGATATGCGTTCATGCTGGAATCATGCGACCGACGAAGTATGGCGGCAGCTTGATGCCGAACTATGGGATATCACACACAATCCCTGGGTTGTCCTGCAGACGGTCTCGCACGACCGGATCAAGCATGTGCTGGCGGATCCCGGTTTTCGCACACACATTGATAGCCTGGTGCAAACCAGGCAACAGGCAGTAGAGCGCCCCGCCTGGTTTCAGCAGAATCATTCGCAGACGTCCCTGACCTGCGCCGCTTATTTCAGCATGGAATTCATGTTGAGCGAAGCGTTGCCCATCTATTCGGGCGGACTCGGCAATGTCGCCGGCGATCAACTCAAAGCCGCCAGCGATCTAGGCGTGCCGGTGGTCGGCGTGGGACTCCTCTACCAGCAAGGTTATTTTCGTCAGGTGATCGATAAGAGCGGAACGCAACTGGCCCTTTTCCCCTATAACGATCCGGGACAATTGCCGATCAGACCCCTGCGGCAATCAAATGGAGAATGGTTGCGGTTGGAGATCGCCTTACCGGCGTACTCGGTCTGGCTGCGCGCCTGGCAGGTCCAGGTCGGCCGGGTAAAACTCTATCTGCTGGACAGCAACGATGCGGCCAACTTTCCTGCTCATCGAGGAATTACCAGTGAGCTATATGGGGGCGGTCCCGAGCTGCGCCTCCAGCAGGAATTGCTGCTCGGAATCGGCGGATGGCGCCTGTTGGTGGCGCTGGGCATTCAACCCGAAGTCTGTCATCTGAATGAAGGGCATGCCGCGTTTGCGGTCTTGGAACGTGCCCGCAGTTTTATGCAGGAAACCGGACAGCCCTTCGACGTTGCCCTGGCCTTGACCCGGGCGGGAAACCTGTTCACCACCCATACCGCGGTGGCCGCGGGCTTCGACCGATTCAGTCCAATACTCATTGGACAATATCTCGGTGGGTATGCCAAGGAGAAGCTCGGAATTCCGCTTCATGATTTGCTGGCCTTGGGCCGTCAGAACCCGCACGATTCTTCTGAATCGTTCAACATGGCCTATTTGGCTATTCGGGGCAGCGGCGGGGTGAATGGCGTCAGTCGTTTGCATGGAAAAGTGAGTCGGCATCTCTTTGCGCCGCTCTTTCCGCATTGGCCGGAAGACGAAGTACCGGTCGGATATGTGACGAACGGAGTTCACATGCCGACGTGGGACTCAGCCCCGTCTGATGATCTGTGGACGAAAGTCTGTGGAAAGGAGCGGTGGGTGGGGACGATGGACAGGCTGGAGCAGGACATGCGCCGTATCTCTGACGCCACGCTTTGGCAATTTCGGATCGCCGCCAGCCAGGCGTTTGTCACATATGCTCGTGAGCGATTGTCCAGGCAACTGGCTGCTTCCGGCGCATCGCCTGAATCCATTGATGCGGCGAAGTATCTTTTTGACCCCAACTCGTTGACATTGGGTTTTGCGCGGCGGTTCGCCACCTACAAGAGACCGAACCTGCTCCTGCACAATCCGCAACGATTGCGCGGCCTGCTGACCAATCCGGAACGCCCCGTCCAGCTCATCATGGCCGGCAAGGCCCATCCTGAGGACCGGGCTGGACAGGCCTTGATCCATGAATGGATCACGTTCATCCGCCAGCCGGAGATCCGCCCCCACATTATTTTTTTGAGCGACTATGACATGCTGTTAACGGAGCGGCTGGTACAGGGAGTCGACGTGTGGATTAACACGCCCCGACGACCCTGGGAGGCGAGCGGAACCAGCGGCATGAAAGTACTCGTCAACGGCGGACTCAATCTCTCGGTGTTGGACGGGTGGTGGGCGGAAGCCTACACGCCTGAAGTGGGATGGGCATTGGGCGATGGCCAGGAACACGGCGACGATCCCGCTTGGGATGCGGTTGAAGCCGACGCACTGTATGATTTGCTCGAGCGGGAGGTGATCCCGGAGTTTTACACCAGGGACAGGAATGGCATTCCCGCCGCATGGATCAAACGGATGCGGGAAAGCATGGCGCAATTGACTCCGCGTTTCTCCGCCAATCGCACCGTGCGCGAATACACCGAGCAACGGTACCTCCCGGCGGCAGCGGCCTATCGAACACGCGCCGCCGATAAAGGCGCCGGCGGCCCCCAGATACTGAATTGGCGGCACACGCTGGATCAACATTGGGCCGCGCTACGCTTCGGCAACGTGAAGGTGGAGACCCACGGGGCAGAACATATTTTTGAAGTTCAGGTCTATCTCGACGATCTCGATCCTGAGGCCGTACGAGTCGAGCTCTATGCTGACGGGGTCGGCGGTAACATTCCGCACCGGCAGGAGATGAATAACATTCGGCAACTGGCCGGATCGGTCGGCGGGCATGTCTACCACGCGGCCGTGTCGGCGGCCCGCCCGGCAACGGACTATACGGCACGGGTGATTCCGCACTGCGACGGGATGGCGATTCCCCTGGAGGAGGCTCACATCCTTTGGCAGCGTTGA
- the cydB gene encoding cytochrome d ubiquinol oxidase subunit II, producing the protein METFWYVSVTFMLAVYVVLDGFDFGLGIVYSFVAKNETDRRAALAAIGPIWNGNEVWLIAAGGLLFFAFPKAYSAGFSGFYLALHLVLWLLIARGLALELRSHVNHPLWRQFWDVAFAGASLLLAVVFGVALGNLIRGVPLNSEGYFFVALWTNLMTGPDPGILDWFTILIGATSASILAMHGANFLAMKTEGELRKRARRAAWLTGSAVVILVVLALTAVPFVQPLFYLNYAAHPMGYVFPVLTMVTLLLALEIRRRDWDAGAFSATSLLILTMLASTAWGSYPNILIATSEPANSLTVTNATAGVYGMQIGLWWFLVGFILLLVYQACAHQAFWGKVKLDAE; encoded by the coding sequence ATGGAAACCTTCTGGTATGTTTCCGTCACGTTCATGTTGGCGGTCTATGTTGTCCTTGACGGCTTCGACTTCGGCCTGGGAATCGTCTACAGCTTCGTGGCGAAAAATGAAACGGACCGGCGTGCGGCGTTGGCCGCCATCGGCCCTATTTGGAACGGCAACGAAGTGTGGCTGATTGCTGCGGGTGGACTGTTATTTTTTGCGTTTCCCAAGGCCTATTCGGCGGGGTTCAGCGGTTTCTATCTGGCCTTGCATCTGGTTTTGTGGCTGCTGATTGCCCGTGGACTCGCGCTCGAACTCCGGTCGCACGTGAATCACCCCCTGTGGCGGCAGTTTTGGGATGTGGCCTTTGCCGGGGCGAGCCTCCTCTTGGCTGTCGTGTTCGGTGTGGCCTTGGGTAATCTCATTCGCGGTGTGCCGTTGAATTCCGAAGGCTATTTCTTCGTGGCGCTCTGGACAAATCTCATGACTGGACCGGATCCGGGGATACTGGATTGGTTTACCATCCTCATCGGAGCCACAAGCGCGTCGATCCTCGCCATGCACGGCGCCAATTTCCTGGCCATGAAGACGGAGGGCGAGTTGCGAAAACGGGCGCGACGTGCTGCCTGGCTGACTGGATCGGCCGTGGTCATTCTGGTCGTGCTGGCCCTCACGGCTGTTCCCTTTGTCCAACCCTTATTCTATCTCAACTATGCCGCCCATCCCATGGGGTATGTTTTCCCTGTTCTCACCATGGTGACGTTGTTGTTGGCTCTTGAAATACGAAGGCGTGATTGGGATGCGGGAGCATTTTCCGCAACGAGTCTCTTGATCCTGACTATGCTGGCCAGCACAGCCTGGGGGTCATACCCGAACATCCTGATTGCGACGAGTGAGCCGGCGAACAGCTTGACCGTGACCAACGCCACCGCCGGCGTCTATGGCATGCAGATCGGCCTTTGGTGGTTTCTCGTTGGATTCATTCTGCTCCTTGTCTATCAAGCCTGTGCACATCAGGCGTTCTGGGGAAAGGTCAAGCTCGACGCAGAATAA
- a CDS encoding acetolactate synthase large subunit, with product MKAAKLIVQCLENEGVAYIFGVPGEENMDLLDALIGSSICFVMTRHEQGAAFMADVYGRLTGKAGVCLSTLGPGATNLISGVADANMDRAPVVALTGQADQDRLHKESHQHLDIVSLFRPVTKWNTTLPIPDIIPEVFRKAFKLAQSEKPGATHIEIPEDIACMETDGQPLLVQWVHPGGAAPEQLDKAGHIIAEARHPIVLAGNGVIRGHASEALMRFAEKLNIPVATTFMAKGVIPDTHPLSLGAIGLAPIDYVNCEFLEADVVIAIGYDIVEYAPHTWNPKRDKKIVHVDMSPAEVDASYIVNVGVVGNITSSLEALTEQGDAHAATSSSRFRQMLRGELAQGGQDTSFPLKPQRILADLRSSLAHDDIVISDVGAHKVWLGRLFPCFLPNTCIISNGFAAMGIALPGAVAAKLAHPDRRVVAVTGDGGFLMNSQELETAIRMSTPFVVLIFNDGDLGLIRWKQMQQFGRSSYVEFNKIDIVKYAESFGAKGYRIASAEELVPVLRKALSSNTLSIIDCPVDASENLLLTQRLGTLPSMPGVQR from the coding sequence ATGAAAGCTGCCAAACTCATCGTACAATGTCTGGAGAACGAAGGTGTGGCATACATCTTCGGTGTGCCGGGCGAGGAGAACATGGATCTCCTCGACGCCCTGATCGGCTCTTCCATCTGCTTCGTCATGACCCGGCATGAGCAAGGCGCGGCCTTCATGGCGGACGTGTATGGCCGGTTGACCGGCAAAGCCGGTGTGTGTCTCTCTACGCTGGGGCCTGGCGCCACAAATCTTATTAGCGGGGTGGCCGATGCCAACATGGACCGTGCGCCAGTCGTCGCCCTGACGGGCCAGGCCGACCAGGACCGGCTCCATAAGGAATCGCATCAGCATCTTGATATCGTTTCCCTGTTTCGCCCCGTAACCAAGTGGAACACCACCTTGCCCATACCCGACATCATACCGGAAGTCTTTCGCAAGGCATTCAAGTTGGCTCAGTCCGAAAAGCCCGGCGCCACACACATCGAAATTCCCGAAGATATTGCCTGCATGGAAACCGATGGACAGCCGCTGCTCGTGCAATGGGTCCACCCCGGCGGAGCCGCCCCCGAACAACTCGACAAGGCCGGACATATCATTGCCGAGGCCAGGCACCCGATCGTACTCGCGGGCAACGGCGTCATTCGCGGACATGCTTCAGAAGCGTTGATGCGATTCGCCGAAAAGCTGAACATTCCGGTCGCCACCACCTTCATGGCCAAGGGCGTCATTCCCGATACCCACCCCCTCTCGCTCGGCGCCATCGGACTGGCACCGATTGACTATGTGAACTGCGAGTTCCTGGAAGCCGACGTCGTCATCGCGATTGGATACGACATCGTGGAATATGCGCCCCATACCTGGAACCCCAAGCGCGACAAGAAAATTGTGCACGTGGACATGTCACCCGCTGAGGTTGACGCATCGTACATCGTCAACGTCGGGGTAGTGGGCAATATCACCTCGTCACTCGAAGCGCTGACGGAGCAGGGTGACGCGCATGCCGCGACGAGTAGCTCACGATTCCGCCAAATGCTTCGCGGTGAATTGGCACAGGGCGGTCAGGACACGTCCTTTCCCCTCAAGCCGCAAAGAATCCTCGCCGACCTGCGTTCGTCGCTAGCCCACGATGATATCGTGATCTCGGATGTTGGCGCGCACAAAGTCTGGCTGGGGCGACTCTTCCCGTGCTTTCTTCCCAACACCTGCATCATTTCAAACGGGTTCGCCGCCATGGGCATTGCCCTGCCCGGCGCGGTGGCTGCCAAACTGGCGCACCCGGATCGCCGTGTGGTGGCGGTGACCGGTGACGGTGGGTTCCTGATGAACTCGCAGGAATTGGAGACCGCCATACGCATGAGTACCCCCTTTGTGGTGCTCATTTTCAACGATGGCGACCTCGGCCTGATTCGTTGGAAACAAATGCAGCAATTCGGCAGGTCGTCATACGTGGAATTTAACAAAATAGATATCGTGAAATATGCGGAAAGCTTTGGCGCAAAGGGCTATCGCATCGCATCGGCGGAGGAATTGGTACCCGTGCTGCGTAAGGCATTGAGCTCCAATACACTTTCCATCATCGACTGCCCGGTGGATGCTTCGGAGAATTTACTCCTCACCCAAAGACTCGGGACCCTCCCCTCGATGCCTGGGGTTCAACGATAA